A portion of the uncultured Draconibacterium sp. genome contains these proteins:
- a CDS encoding dihydrofolate reductase family protein: MDTKIHLFIATSIDGYIADKNGGIDFLYRVPNPEHKDLGYNAFIEKMDAIVMGRSTFETVLGFDIQWPYQLPVFVLSTSMSKIPIELIGKVEIVNGNPAEITKQMNERGFSNIYIDGGSTIQRFLKEDRVDEMTISTIPVILGGGIALFGELSHPLDFEMVSSEVYLDAITQVTYRRKRS, translated from the coding sequence ATGGATACAAAAATCCACCTATTTATAGCCACCAGCATAGATGGTTATATTGCCGATAAAAATGGCGGAATTGATTTTTTATACCGTGTGCCAAACCCTGAGCATAAAGATCTTGGCTACAATGCTTTTATTGAAAAGATGGATGCTATTGTAATGGGGCGGTCGACTTTCGAAACGGTGCTGGGGTTTGATATTCAGTGGCCTTACCAATTGCCGGTATTTGTACTTAGTACAAGCATGTCAAAAATTCCTATAGAGTTAATTGGAAAGGTTGAGATAGTAAACGGAAATCCGGCAGAAATTACTAAACAAATGAACGAAAGGGGTTTTTCGAATATCTACATTGATGGGGGAAGTACGATTCAACGTTTTTTGAAGGAAGATAGGGTTGATGAAATGACTATTTCTACCATCCCCGTTATATTAGGTGGTGGTATTGCTTTATTTGGTGAATTATCGCACCCGCTTGATTTTGAAATGGTTTCATCCGAGGTTTATCTCGATGCCATAACACAGGTAACATACCGGCGAAAACGTTCATGA